CTCCCCCCTCATCCCCCGGCTCAGCAGGAGTAGCAGGAAGCCCACAATGATGAGGAGGGAAGCTATTACTAGGAGCAGCAGGAGCGCGTGCACCGGCATGAGCACCCCTGCTTCTTCCATTTGAGACTTAAAAGTTTTGGGGATGCGCCCGCTGGCCGGCGGCGGGACCTCACAGCGAGAAGGGTCGTAAACGAATCGGGTCTCAACTGGGATTTCCGCACCGGTCCGGGCGGAATAAACTCTATATCCCTCCACATCAGGAATCTCCGATGGTTCAGGCGGCCAAGGTGTTCGTGCTGGAATCTCCCCTCCACCCCGGCGATCTTAGGAGGAAGCTCGAGGGATTCTCCTCGATGTCCAGGCAGGAGGTGGCCGGTAGGAGCGTTGAGGTGGGCTTCAGGATCACTGATCTGGATCTGAGGGATGACAGGCTTATCGGGACCTTTGAGGAGAACCTCCTCATCAGCTTCAGGTACATGGATGAGCCGGTCAAGGTCCCGGTCACCTTCAGGACCATCTTCGAGTTCCTCAGCTTCGAGGGAGCCACATACCTTTTGATCGCAGCTAGGAAGTCCAGGGCGAACAGGATAGCGAATCAGCTATCCTCGATAATATCCAATGAGAGGGGATTCATACAGGAGGCCTGGATAAGCTCTGAGGCGCTGAGGAGCTTCTATGAGACGAGGATGGAGACCGTGAGGGTTGTCTTCTTCACGGACGTCAGGATCCCGAATGTGAGCAAGCTTTCCCTCTACGGCAGGGAACTGGCCGGGACGAACGTCTATCAGGAGTACGTGAGGCTCGGGAAGGTGTGGTACGCGGTCTTCGAGCCAGAGGAAGGGATCGTGGTGGGCCTAACTAGGAACTGCGCGATCACCTTCTTCTCGAAGTTGGGGATCGAGGAGGCCATGGCCTTCATAGAGGCGAGAGTGATCCCATTCATCAGGGCCTCCGCCGATTAATTTTTAACTTCCAGCCCCGGGATAGCGCGTGCTGAGGTACGAGGGCGTCTCCAAGAGCTACGGCGGGACGGTGGCCCTGAGGGGGGTCACCGTCGAGTTCCAGAGAGGAAAGATCCACGCTCTCCTGGGACCCAACGGCTCTGGGAAGTCCACGCTCATGAAGATTGCGGTGGGCCTCGCCAAGCCTGACTCCGGCAGGGTGACCGTTGACGGAATAGATCCCGTGAGGGATCCCATATCGGCTAGGATGATCGTGGGTTATGTTCCAGAGGAGATCCTGATATACGAGAGCCTAACCCCGGCCGAGTGGCTCAGCTTCCTGGGCCAAATATACGGGATACGGAAGGAGGCTCTCAGGGGAAGGCTGAGCTCCCTAATAAGGGCCTTCAAGATGGAGGAGCAGATGGGGAAGCTCGGAGGGGAGCTCAGTCTGGGAAACAAGAGGAAGCTCATGATCATAGGCGCCCTGCTCCACGAGCCCAAGGTGCTGATACTCGATGAACCATTCTCAGGCCTCGATCCCGAGGTGGCCAGGGTGCTGAAGGAGGTGATGATGAGGAGGGCCCAGGAGGGAGGGACGGTCGTCTTCTCAACGCACGTGCTCGAGCTGGCTGAGGCCATCGCTGATGAAGTTACGATAATTCACTCGGGCGAGGTAGTCGCTAAGGGACCGACGCGGGAGCTGAGGGGAAAGAGTGACCTCGAGAGCTACTTCATGGAGGTGACCGGCTTGTCTTCGGAGCTCCAGGAGCTCCTTAAGGCGCTTTAGGTGGGACCTTGCCTTGGAGGAGGTTGGCGGAGATAATAGGTAGGGAAGCGAATTACAGGGCCGGAGGAAGGGAGATGGAGGGCAGAATGAGTCTTAGCATCTTCATGACAGCCTTAAGATACAACCTGTTTCTCATCCTCTTCCTCTCGATAGTATCGGTTCTAGTGGGCCTAGTCGCCCTTGAGGGGATGGAGGGGGCCCTGCTCGCGATGGTGATGCTCTTCCTGCTCGAGATCATGATAGGCGTGATCTCAATGGCGATGAGTCTCCAGACTATAATCTCGGACGGGCTCCTGAACCCACTCCAGCACCTTCCGATAAGCGAGGACGAGCTTAGGAAGGCCCTATCCCTGCTCGGCATCTATTGGGGAGGACTGGCCCTCCCCTTCATCATGCTACCGGCGGGGCTCCTCTCCTCGATCATACTCCGAGATCCCTCTCTCCTGCTCGGTTTCTCCTCAGCCTCGATATTCGCGATGATCCTCTCCATAGCCCTTGGGTATCTGGCAGGATCCTTTGAGGGGAAGTACACGAGGAGGATCTCTAGGAGAATCCTGTCAACGCTGATTTGGGTCTTGATTCTCGGAATTGGGCTGATGGTGAGTTTCATAGGCGATAAGCTTCCCGAGCTCCTGGAGTCCTCAACGGATCCCGGGGCGCTCGCGATCCTCCCACCCTTGAGCTTCCTCCATGCAGCGAGGAGCCCCCTCCCCCTCATCTCCTCCTCTCTCTGGATCCTCATCTCCCTGTCCCTCCTGAGAGCCGGGATCTCGAGGTTCTGGCGCGCGGTCAGCTCCTCGGAGTTCGAGGCTCCCGCAACAGTCACCTGGAGCATATCATTCGGAAGCAGGGCCTTATTGATGAGGGAGCTCAAGCTGATCGTCAGAAACCCGAGGATACTTGCATCCTTGCTCGTTTATTCCCTCATTCTCCCCCTCTCCCTCCTGGTTCCCACGCTCACCGGCGTGGGTGAGCCGGGGGTTCTTCCCTTGATCCTCCTGGCGGTGGGGGGCCTGCAGGGCTCCCTCGGGCCCTACTACCTCTACATAGTGGAGGCAGCCGGAGCTGAGGCTCTCTACATCCTCCCGATAACCAGGAGCAGGATCGCCTCGATCAAAGCGAACTCCTTCCTGCTGATGACCGCACCCATCAGCCTTGCGATCATGATAGTCGAATTATACCTTTATGGAGCTCCGCATGGAGTAATAGCATCAGCTCTCTACGCTTCAACGCTGCTGGGCTCGACCCACCTCAACTCGCTGGCCTACGCTCATATGCTGCCCAAGGAACCGGCTCACTGGAGCGTTGAGACATTCACCAGGTGGGTTTATGGCGCTCTGACTATAATGGAGATTCTCTTTTACATATCCCCGTTCCTAATAGCCCTTCTGAGCGTGAGTCATGCTCTACTCCTAGCGATCCCCTACCTGATGATAATTTACGTGATCTCCCTCCTTCTGGTCAGGAGGATGAGGAAGATGCCGCTATGAGGCATCGTTATCCCAGCGGGTCCTATATATCACAGATCGAAAGGGACTCTCAGGGGCACATGCCTTGATAAGGAAGGAACCGCTTGAGAAGATGAAGGAAGAGCGCGGAACATATGTGAGAAAATGGAGGATCCGATAAGACTTTTGATCATGAGAAGGGATCCAAGGGAGACCATGCCCCTATTCTACAAAATCTCAGATTCCATCGATAAACTATCAGGGATGATATCATCCATTGGAGGCTATGAGGTTTTCATATGGTCAGCTCTATCACTCCTGAACTCCTCCCTGAAGTTTCCAGCCGAGGTCCAGCTCTGGGTCAAGCTAATCCCAGCCTTTCCGATGATCCTCTTCCCCCTCTGCACAACTGATTACGGGGAACTTTCTCTCTACCTGGCTGATGAAAGCGGGAGAAGCTATATGATGCTCATCCTCGCAAGCTTCCTAGCATCGGTCGGCCTCATAACGAATAACTTGGCCGTGAAAATAGAATCTATGCTTCTTTCCAGCCTGATGAGCGTTGTAGTTGCTGTCTCTATGGGCCTAGCTGTGCAAGATCTCGAGAGGAGCCTTTTCCACGGGGATCAGGAGCTCCCTCCTGGGCATCATGCTGATAGTGCTTTCCTCCATTGTGGCTCTAGTTGGGAGCTTTTTCGCTAAAGGCTGCTGGAGCCTATCGAACGGAGCCTGTACACCGACATCCTCTCAGACGGCCCATTCGCCCCGTAGAACCTCACTGCCCTTATGTCGCTGTATGCGCCTCTCTTGCTTCTAAACACCCTGACAACGCTGAGAGCAGGTGAGCCCATCGTTCTTGCGAGCTTTAAGAGCTCTGCTAAGAGCCTGGTTCCGATCCTCCTTCTCCAGTGCGATCTGACGACATGAACGCCGTAGTCGATGTTGAAATTGTGAGTGTTTAGGTAAGCCATGGCAACAGGCATCCCATCGAGAAAGCCGACAACCACAACATGGTCTTTGAGCCTTGGTGCGATGAAGAAACCCCAGCTCTGCCTTTGGATTCCTCTAAAAATCTCGAGCTCCTCATCCCCCATGCACGATACGTCCTCACCTCAACATTCGCATTTGGCTCAAGGGTGTTTGCATCAAAAACATTCCACCAATATAGAATACCTCTCGCATCAACTCTTTCCAGATCCATGGCGAGGTCCTCTGGCAAATATGAGTATCCTCGTTGCGTCATATCTAACAGAGCTTTTCGATCACCCCGCTGACATCCCCCTTCTCAGCAATTGCAAGAACCGCCCTCCTTATTCTATTTCTGACAATCCACTTTACATCCATGAGAACTGCCCCTCCCTCCTCATCTATTACATGGATATCTTTCACGGGTTTCGCCCAGAATATCTTGAGCTTGCCCAGCTCAGCATACCATTCAGCAAAATCATTGGGGCTCAGCGGCATTCTCACACCCCTCATGCTGAAGTTTGAAATATATTCCGCGCAAGGCCTCCATTCAACCTCTCCCACTAAGGGTTTAAATGGCCAGTCTCACCAGCAAACCGATACTGTGAATTTTAAGATTAAATATATCAAAATATCAAATATATTAAGAGTATTGTATAAAAGGACTTGGGAGTCAAGGTATCGATAGTTCCGTCAAGCGGGCAACCCCTCGTTTCGATTGACGTTACTGGATAGCTAACATAAACTATTCGTTCCATCCGAAAGCTGATGAATGTAGGAGGCCGAAAGATTGTCCGCTATCGTTCCGAAAGCCTCAAAAGCAGCGGATGACGATGCTGACTTAGTGGGTATTGGATGCGACCCAGATCTCCCGGCTACAGGAAAGCTTATATATAACCAGCATACAGTATGTTATATGAAGACCATAACCGTGAGGGACGACACCTACCGGAAGCTGCTTTCCCTCAAGGGGAGGGGGAGCTTCTCCGATGTGATAGACGACCTGATCAGGAGGGATGTCGAGAGGAGAGTGGGAAAGATCATCGAGGCCTGCAGGGCTCCTCCACCCGATGAACTCGAGGAGATAGTGAGGAGGCTGAGGGAGGAGTTCAGGGCGAGAGCATGAGGCTCGTGCTCGATACCTCCTTCCTGCTGGAGCTCAGAAAGGGCAAGTACTCCGATCTGCTAAGGGAGGAGAGCGTTGATGTGGGCGATGTGGGGATATCGATCCTCTCGCTCTACGAGCTCTTGGTTGGGGCCTACTACCTCAGGGAGAAGGGGGACTACAGCGAACTCCTCTGGCTCGACTCCCTGCTGAGATGGGTGAGTATCTATCCCCTAGATGAGGAGGGGATACGCCTAGCAGCTCAGCTCAAGGCCAACTCGATGAGGAGAGGTGATGTGTATCCTGACATGGATCTCCTCATAGCGACCTCCGTCAGGCCATCGAAAATCCTGACCTGCGATGAGGACCATGAAAGGATGAGGGATGAGTTGAGGGAACATGGCATCGAGGTGGTGATGTGCGGAAAGGGCCATAGAGGCAAGCGAGACGCTTAAGCGATTTTCCCACAATCTTCAAATAGTTTTAAGTTACTAAAGGCGATGGTTCTCGTCATCCAAGCCTGCTTTAAATAAGCCCTGTGAGGAGCTCTCAGGATCCCTCAGCAACTAGTCTGCTCCTTCGCTGCCATCTATGGCAACGTTATTGCCTCAGGGGGTCACTGTTGAATCTCAGAGAGGGAGAATACATGCCCTTCTGGGGCCTAACGGATCCGGTAAATCCACCCTCATGAGGATGGCCATAGGCCCCGTCAAACCCGACTCGGGAGGTATCAAAGTCGACGGCATAGATCCTGTAAGAGACCCCATATCGGCTAGAATGGCAGTGAGCTATGCTCCAGAGGAGATCCTCATCTACGAGGGCCTGACCTCGGCTGAGTGGCTCAGCTTCCTCGGTTACAAACTACATCAGCAGTCCTTGGCAGAAGGAGTTGACCGACTGCAGTACCAATCTTCATGTACCAGGCCTTGACATCAAGCTCCTCTGTGCGGATATCGTGCATTATTTTTCACACTTAATCCTCGCAGCAGGGGATCAGCGATAATCTTGCCCAGCGGGGCCCAGCAGCTCAGCAGCCCTCTTCTTCCACCTTAGGGCCGTGAGAAGGGTTGAGATGGCAAATGAGGCCGCAAAAAGAGGAAACTCAGCTGATCGATACATTACTGCCCTTGCTGTCAATCAAGAGCTGCTGAACAGGTGCATTGCTGCGAAAAGAGCCAAGAAAACAGAAATTAGAGCCCATGCGAAGTAGTCCACCATAATCACGGGTATCAGCAGGCGCTTATCAGCACGGCAACCGCTGACCTCGATTAACACCCCTCTGTCGAGAACCTTCGTGTTCCCAAAGGGCACGACAAGGGCTATCAGGAGGAGATCCCCTGAGGAGCCTATTGTGTTGATGAGGCTTGCCCCGAGAAGCACGCTTCTGAGGGCACCACCGGTTAACCTAGCTGCAGATAAGAGGATGGGCGTGAGCGTGAGGATAGGAGCTACCTCCTCCACAGCGAAGGACCTCTTTTCTAGGGGGACATTATGCGAGATACTGAGGCCCATCAGAGGGAACTGGAGCAGGGGCCTGATGATCAACCTCCTGACCCCTAGAGCCATCAGGAAGGCTATGTGCACCAACTCATGGAGAAGGAGCCCGGCTGCTATGCCTGCGGTGAAGGCGATTGGTTGCACCTCTACTCCAGCTCCCAGCCAGTTGACTATTGCACACCAGGCGAGGAACAGCACTATGGAGAAAGATGCTGCTTCTCTGTGGCGGATTCTATACGAGAACATTGCACACTCCCTGCAAAGAGGGCTTTTTAATTTTTCCTTCGTCCCCGTCGCTTCATTTTATCTAGGTGATGGGAGCCATGCTTCAAGCCTAGGCAGGTTGAACCTAGGTGCGTTCCGTTCACCTCGACAGCCATGACCCCATAGGGATTTGATCCCCATGGATGAACTCCCCACCGCAGATCCAACATTTAAATAAAGCGAAGGGAGAAACGGCAATGTAATTAAGCAGGTTGCTCTACCATTGACCTCGTGGAAGGGATGCACGAGAGATGGATAAGCAAAGCC
This Candidatus Korarchaeota archaeon NZ13-K DNA region includes the following protein-coding sequences:
- a CDS encoding DUF3267 domain-containing protein — its product is MFSYRIRHREAASFSIVLFLAWCAIVNWLGAGVEVQPIAFTAGIAAGLLLHELVHIAFLMALGVRRLIIRPLLQFPLMGLSISHNVPLEKRSFAVEEVAPILTLTPILLSAARLTGGALRSVLLGASLINTIGSSGDLLLIALVVPFGNTKVLDRGVLIEVSGCRADKRLLIPVIMVDYFAWALISVFLALFAAMHLFSSS
- a CDS encoding type II toxin-antitoxin system VapC family toxin, encoding MRLVLDTSFLLELRKGKYSDLLREESVDVGDVGISILSLYELLVGAYYLREKGDYSELLWLDSLLRWVSIYPLDEEGIRLAAQLKANSMRRGDVYPDMDLLIATSVRPSKILTCDEDHERMRDELREHGIEVVMCGKGHRGKRDA
- a CDS encoding antitoxin, with translation MKTITVRDDTYRKLLSLKGRGSFSDVIDDLIRRDVERRVGKIIEACRAPPPDELEEIVRRLREEFRARA
- a CDS encoding GNAT family N-acetyltransferase; the protein is MGDEELEIFRGIQRQSWGFFIAPRLKDHVVVVGFLDGMPVAMAYLNTHNFNIDYGVHVVRSHWRRRIGTRLLAELLKLARTMGSPALSVVRVFRSKRGAYSDIRAVRFYGANGPSERMSVYRLRSIGSSSL
- a CDS encoding ATP-binding cassette domain-containing protein encodes the protein MATLLPQGVTVESQRGRIHALLGPNGSGKSTLMRMAIGPVKPDSGGIKVDGIDPVRDPISARMAVSYAPEEILIYEGLTSAEWLSFLGYKLHQQSLAEGVDRLQYQSSCTRP
- a CDS encoding ABC transporter ATP-binding protein — its product is MLRYEGVSKSYGGTVALRGVTVEFQRGKIHALLGPNGSGKSTLMKIAVGLAKPDSGRVTVDGIDPVRDPISARMIVGYVPEEILIYESLTPAEWLSFLGQIYGIRKEALRGRLSSLIRAFKMEEQMGKLGGELSLGNKRKLMIIGALLHEPKVLILDEPFSGLDPEVARVLKEVMMRRAQEGGTVVFSTHVLELAEAIADEVTIIHSGEVVAKGPTRELRGKSDLESYFMEVTGLSSELQELLKAL